Proteins encoded together in one Impatiens glandulifera chromosome 1, dImpGla2.1, whole genome shotgun sequence window:
- the LOC124920188 gene encoding methyl-CpG-binding domain-containing protein 5-like, with amino-acid sequence MSDPTLPSNSPNRPMSDSPASDGGDPIQEDPLLKSGSFIEPTFKDDHPARNGDVHEAEPSSAQSKRPFKPVSAPERPDWLPEGWGFDFRIRNSGVSAGTYDRYYIDPASNRRFRSKKEVEHYLETGMLKRPENTPLSSSKSQKGKASVSSNTERSDGWSFDQVNVPDEIRWSLTDATNDKWCAISGNETVPESTTLVWQAYYFLAANQ; translated from the exons ATGTCGGATCCAACCCTTCCTTCGAACTCTCCGAACCGACCTATGTCCGACAGTCCAGCTTCCGACGGCGGCGACCCTATTCAGGAGGACCCTCTTCTCAAATCTGGCAGTTTCATTGAGCCAACTTTCAAAGATGACCACCCAGCGCGAAACGGCGATGTGCATGAAGCTGAACCATCCTCCGCACAATCGAAGCGCCCTTTCAAACCTGTCTCTGCGCCGGAGAGGCCGGATTGGCTGCCGGAAGGATGGGGATTTGATTTCAGGATCCGAAACTCCGGTGTCTCTGCAGGGACGTATGATAGG TACTACATCGACCCTGCTTCAAACCGTCGTTTCAGGTCGAAAAAAGAAGTGGAGCATTACCTCGAGACAGGCATGCTGAAACGACCAGAAAAT aCCCCTTTGAGCAGCAGTAAAAGCCAAAAGGGGAAGGCATCAGTGTCATCAAATACAGAGAGATCCGATGGATGGAGCTTTGATCAGGTAAATGTGCCTGATGAGATTAGATGGTCACTAACCGATGCAACCAATGACAAGTGGTGTGCGATTAGTGGCAACGAAACTGTACCGGAATCAACAACCCTTGTTTGGCAAGCTTATTATTTCCTTGCCGCTAACCAATAG
- the LOC124920206 gene encoding 60S ribosomal protein L23-like, with product MSKRGREGSAGNKFRMSLGLPVVATVNCADNTSAKNLYIISVKGIKVRLNRLSSACVGDMVMAMVKKRKTDLRKKVMPTVIVRQHNAGVIVNPKEEMKGSAITGSIGKECADL from the exons ATGTCGAAGCGAG GTCGCGAAGGATCGGCGGGAAACAAGTTCCGCATGTCACTGGGTCTTCCTGTGGTGGCTACGGTCAACTGTGCTGACAATACCAGCGCGAAGAATCTCTACATCATATCAGTGAAGGGGATCAAGGTTCGTTTGAATCGATTGTCGTCTGCTTGTGTGGGAGATATGGTTATGGCGATggtgaagaaaagaaaaactgaTTTGAGAAAAAAGGTCATGCCTACTGTCATTGTTAGACAAC ATAATGCTGGTGTGATAGTGAATCCTAAGGAAGAAATGAAAG GTTCTGCCATTACTGGTTCAATTGGGAAGGAATGTGCTGATTTATGA